A region of Candidatus Nanopelagicales bacterium DNA encodes the following proteins:
- the folK gene encoding 2-amino-4-hydroxy-6-hydroxymethyldihydropteridine diphosphokinase, which translates to AVRAIAVSPLVETDPVGGPDQPDYLNAVLIIETTLPPIEVLALAQLAEAECGRTRDVRWGARTLDVDVLDYEDILSSDPALILPHPRARERGFVLVPWAGADPDYVISGTTIRVADALTALGDAGTEGIRQREDLFLTLPEGHTVTP; encoded by the coding sequence GCAGTTCGGGCCATCGCGGTGTCGCCGCTCGTGGAGACCGATCCAGTCGGTGGGCCCGATCAGCCCGACTACCTCAATGCCGTGCTGATCATTGAGACGACGTTGCCCCCGATAGAGGTGCTTGCGCTGGCTCAGCTCGCGGAAGCCGAGTGTGGCCGGACTCGTGATGTTCGGTGGGGTGCGAGGACCCTGGACGTTGATGTGCTGGACTACGAGGACATCCTGAGCAGCGATCCGGCGCTGATCCTTCCCCATCCACGGGCGCGCGAGCGCGGCTTCGTCTTGGTGCCTTGGGCGGGTGCGGACCCCGACTACGTGATCTCTGGAACGACCATCCGGGTTGCCGACGCGTTGACTGCGCTCGGCGACGCGGGAACCGAGGGGATTCGCCAGCGCGAGGACCTGTTCCTTACATTGCCCGAAGGGCATACGGTGACACCGTGA
- a CDS encoding DUF3180 domain-containing protein: MTTTRPTLLLILAGLAGVVGWATVDLFQSLVGRSLPVPWTAAATLALLAVALFIWALTIRPRILRAKGTRPVSPFVAARTAALAMAASRTGALVAGFYAGIAVQLLSQLDNAAAQQRFINALAAVLAGFLLVLAALWLEHICRLPGDDDPDKQSASVDESAGDWVLPSNPRRTDKA; this comes from the coding sequence GTGACGACTACACGCCCGACCTTGCTGCTCATCTTGGCGGGGCTTGCCGGTGTCGTCGGTTGGGCAACTGTTGACCTGTTCCAGAGCCTGGTCGGCCGATCGCTGCCGGTGCCGTGGACTGCCGCTGCCACCTTGGCGTTGCTCGCCGTAGCGCTATTCATCTGGGCACTGACTATTCGGCCGCGAATCCTGCGCGCAAAGGGCACTCGACCAGTCAGCCCGTTCGTTGCGGCCCGGACGGCGGCGCTGGCCATGGCTGCCTCGCGAACTGGCGCCTTGGTCGCCGGCTTCTACGCGGGCATTGCGGTTCAACTCCTGAGCCAACTGGACAACGCAGCTGCCCAGCAGCGCTTCATCAATGCGTTAGCCGCCGTCCTGGCCGGGTTTCTGCTGGTCCTGGCCGCTCTCTGGTTGGAGCACATCTGTCGGCTGCCGGGTGATGACGACCCAGACAAGCAATCGGCGAGTGTCGACGAATCCGCCGGTGACTGGGTCCTGCCGAGCAACCCTCGCAGGACCGACAAAGCCTGA